One Elusimicrobiota bacterium genomic region harbors:
- a CDS encoding radical SAM protein, with translation MSGRDPHAEAVDGLGALLARQGWRLRRRADGFVVRRGAERRDLCVLAPENSVPLLTPGFKLSVAMRPGAALRPGEKAALEELRRALRFLLESLHRREGGSRAASVESHEGIEGRDFLLRTTFACNQRCPFCFVPAGRAIELPAIKAELKALARRHGTREALTISGGEPTVDPRLPAVLAAARRIGFRKFRVQTNAVLLARPGLLEKLVAAGARDYMVSLHSHRPGKYDRLTGSRGHYPKAVAGLSRLLAARGCDVTVNVVVNAGNYRDLPGLMDFLAGLRDRAPRGSRLTVHFSMLNEIGHERTPRWAVDLAAVAPYLREAVRRCLRRKLPISRIGGESAFPLCLLERPALHAVKRVFPQDRVRYAEDFSGEEGAIGRAKRPGCKACPYDLRCLGVPAAYARRFGLAALRPPAPK, from the coding sequence GTGAGCGGGCGCGACCCCCACGCCGAGGCGGTGGATGGTCTGGGCGCGCTGCTGGCCCGCCAGGGCTGGCGGCTGCGGCGGCGGGCGGACGGCTTCGTGGTCCGCCGCGGCGCGGAGCGCCGAGACCTCTGCGTCCTGGCGCCGGAAAATTCCGTCCCGCTGCTGACCCCCGGCTTCAAGCTCAGCGTCGCCATGCGTCCGGGGGCCGCCCTGCGCCCCGGCGAGAAGGCCGCCCTTGAAGAGCTGCGCCGCGCCCTGCGCTTCCTGCTGGAATCCCTGCACCGCCGGGAGGGCGGCTCCCGCGCCGCCTCAGTGGAGAGCCACGAAGGCATCGAGGGCCGCGATTTCCTGCTCCGGACCACCTTCGCCTGCAACCAGCGCTGCCCCTTCTGCTTCGTGCCCGCCGGCCGCGCCATAGAGCTGCCCGCCATAAAAGCCGAGCTCAAAGCCTTGGCCCGGCGCCACGGCACGCGGGAGGCGCTGACCATATCGGGAGGAGAGCCGACCGTGGACCCCCGCCTGCCCGCGGTCCTGGCCGCGGCGCGCCGCATCGGCTTCAGGAAGTTCCGCGTGCAGACCAACGCGGTGCTCCTGGCCCGGCCGGGCCTGCTGGAGAAGCTGGTCGCGGCCGGGGCCCGCGACTACATGGTGTCCTTGCACTCCCACCGGCCCGGGAAATACGACCGGCTCACGGGCAGCCGCGGGCATTACCCCAAAGCCGTCGCCGGGCTGAGCCGGCTTCTGGCCGCCCGAGGCTGCGACGTCACGGTCAACGTCGTGGTCAACGCCGGCAACTACCGGGACCTGCCCGGACTCATGGATTTCCTGGCTGGCCTGCGCGACCGCGCCCCCCGCGGCAGCCGGCTCACCGTCCATTTTTCCATGCTCAACGAGATCGGACACGAGCGCACCCCGCGCTGGGCCGTGGACCTGGCGGCCGTCGCCCCCTACTTGCGCGAGGCCGTGCGGCGCTGCCTGCGCCGCAAGCTGCCCATCTCGCGCATCGGCGGGGAGAGCGCCTTCCCCCTCTGCCTGCTTGAGCGCCCCGCCCTCCATGCGGTCAAGCGGGTCTTCCCGCAGGACCGGGTGCGCTACGCCGAGGATTTCTCCGGCGAGGAAGGCGCCATCGGCCGCGCCAAGCGGCCCGGCTGCAAAGCCTGCCCCTACGACCTCAGGTGCCTGGGCGTGCCGGCCGCCTACGCCCGGCGCTTCGGCTTGGCCGCCTTGCGGCCGCCGGCCCCGAAGTAG
- a CDS encoding Rid family hydrolase — protein sequence MTVRQPSTAAAALQAPDGIAVRTAGTQCYLTASADPQKPWQESAARSFAALAALLKSKGIAPIQEQVYAEAGVREELLEIRRSAYQAQGLDPALPFAFIDGKPAAGGRWSGAQVWGVAGGSVATVAGPGRLWSSAEGRLLYIPALRGGDGPAPLQAERMFRKALAALKAHGFSYRQMVRTWIYLRRLLEWYGDLNKVRNELYGGADFLGPDPAAFPASTGIQGRQGDEECFMNVLAFAPAAGADASLTPVLHTARQGQAFSYRSAFSRAMVLRLGGLRTVYVSGTASIDGSGASVYRGDREGQALQTLLSVSALLEEQGARLEDIQSATLYCADRETFDAYRRLTRLLGIPAFPTIAVRADVCRPELLIELEAVAVVPA from the coding sequence ATGACAGTCCGTCAACCCTCGACCGCGGCGGCCGCGCTCCAGGCTCCGGACGGCATCGCTGTCCGGACGGCCGGGACGCAATGCTACCTGACCGCCAGCGCGGACCCGCAAAAGCCCTGGCAGGAGTCGGCGGCGCGCTCTTTCGCGGCGCTGGCCGCCCTGCTGAAGTCCAAAGGCATCGCGCCGATCCAGGAGCAGGTCTACGCCGAAGCCGGCGTCCGGGAGGAGCTGCTGGAGATCCGGCGCTCGGCCTACCAGGCGCAGGGCCTCGACCCCGCTTTGCCCTTCGCCTTCATCGACGGCAAGCCCGCGGCCGGGGGCCGGTGGAGCGGGGCGCAGGTCTGGGGGGTCGCGGGGGGTTCCGTAGCGACGGTGGCCGGCCCCGGACGGCTGTGGTCGTCCGCTGAGGGCCGGCTCCTGTACATCCCGGCGCTGCGCGGGGGCGACGGCCCGGCCCCCCTGCAGGCCGAGCGGATGTTCCGCAAGGCCCTGGCCGCGCTGAAGGCCCACGGCTTCTCCTATCGCCAGATGGTCCGCACCTGGATCTACCTGCGGCGCCTCCTGGAATGGTACGGCGATCTCAACAAGGTCCGCAACGAGCTCTACGGCGGAGCCGATTTCCTGGGCCCGGACCCCGCCGCCTTCCCGGCCAGCACCGGCATCCAGGGGCGGCAAGGCGACGAGGAATGCTTCATGAACGTGCTGGCCTTCGCCCCCGCGGCCGGCGCGGACGCGAGCCTCACCCCCGTCCTGCATACGGCGCGCCAGGGGCAGGCCTTCAGCTACCGCTCGGCGTTCTCGCGGGCCATGGTCCTGCGCCTGGGCGGCCTGCGCACGGTCTACGTCTCCGGCACGGCCAGCATCGACGGCTCCGGGGCCAGCGTCTACCGCGGCGACCGCGAAGGCCAGGCCCTGCAGACTTTGCTCAGCGTCTCGGCCCTGCTCGAGGAGCAGGGCGCGCGGCTCGAAGACATCCAGAGCGCCACCCTTTATTGCGCGGACCGCGAGACCTTCGACGCCTACCGCAGGCTGACCCGGCTCTTGGGCATCCCGGCCTTCCCGACCATAGCCGTCCGCGCGGACGTCTGCCGGCCGGAGCTGCTCATCGAGCTCGAAGCCGTCGCGGTGGTCCCGGCATGA
- a CDS encoding radical SAM protein, whose amino-acid sequence MKKALLKVGYTCNNNCVFCHSRPLRRHPDLATREIQRRILQARSQGAEMVVLSGGEPTLRSDLPSLLRFARAHGLRTGLITNGRRFVYPGFAAQLASSGLGFVYLSFHSPSRRTHALSARTDSLPETLAALDQLIRLGVPVTVNAVVTGHNIGKLSALVDLLAARRPDKIKLSVLEPKGAALDDPALCPPLGAAARAINAALSRGRRRYPGQRFGCEGLTPCLLPGFAEFNDDLIADGFILFRESFEDRFFPPDYRNRAQAVVCRGCALTESCPGVFKGYLERPTPPALKPRRPERPRLPCWGRT is encoded by the coding sequence TGCGTCTTCTGCCATTCCCGTCCGCTGCGCCGCCATCCGGACCTCGCGACGCGGGAGATCCAGCGGCGCATCCTGCAGGCCCGGTCCCAGGGCGCGGAGATGGTGGTCCTCTCCGGCGGGGAGCCCACTCTGCGGTCGGATCTCCCGTCCCTGCTGCGCTTCGCCCGCGCGCACGGCTTGCGCACGGGCCTCATCACCAACGGCCGCCGCTTCGTTTATCCGGGCTTTGCGGCCCAGCTTGCCTCTTCGGGTCTGGGCTTCGTCTACCTATCTTTCCATTCGCCTTCGCGCCGGACCCATGCGCTCTCCGCGCGGACCGATTCCCTGCCGGAGACGCTGGCCGCGCTGGACCAGCTCATCCGGCTGGGCGTCCCGGTGACCGTCAACGCGGTCGTCACGGGGCACAACATCGGCAAGCTCTCCGCTCTGGTGGACCTGCTGGCCGCGCGCCGGCCGGACAAGATCAAGCTCTCGGTCCTGGAGCCCAAGGGCGCCGCGCTCGACGACCCGGCCCTCTGCCCGCCGCTGGGGGCCGCCGCCCGGGCCATCAACGCGGCGCTGAGCCGCGGACGCCGCCGCTATCCGGGCCAGCGCTTCGGCTGCGAGGGGCTGACTCCCTGCCTGCTGCCCGGCTTCGCGGAGTTCAACGACGACCTCATCGCCGACGGCTTCATCCTGTTCCGGGAGTCCTTCGAAGACCGGTTCTTCCCACCGGACTACCGCAACCGCGCCCAGGCCGTCGTGTGCCGCGGCTGCGCCCTGACGGAGTCCTGCCCGGGCGTCTTCAAGGGGTATCTGGAACGGCCCACGCCTCCCGCGCTCAAGCCCCGACGCCCGGAGCGGCCGCGCCTGCCGTGCTGGGGACGGACCTAG
- a CDS encoding radical SAM protein: MANLGYIQVVRRCNQACRFCSNPENQRELSLTQAKRLVRGFRERGYDGVILTGGEPTLYEPLPELIAYARKQGIHCRLITNGQRTADPAYLDRLLRAGLDHVHVTVNSHRRAVQGFLTGNPDSLANILRTLVLLRGRGATADINQTICAQNAGHLHLTARWLCSRFPYLRHFSWTNLDTMVARVHEHPETVPSLRAIREPLLKAMRYLARTGRTFRVEKVPLCYMGEFAAFATETRALVKREERTIDFLDERGAYRERSWRHGYGKGRACRACTLKGICAGLWDLGRGYDPAELVTQRKDPGPIVRQIR, translated from the coding sequence ATGGCCAACCTGGGGTACATCCAAGTCGTGCGGCGCTGCAATCAGGCCTGCCGCTTCTGCTCGAACCCGGAGAACCAACGCGAGCTTTCCTTGACCCAGGCCAAGCGGCTGGTCCGCGGCTTTCGCGAGCGGGGCTACGACGGGGTGATCCTGACGGGCGGGGAGCCCACCCTCTACGAGCCCTTGCCCGAGCTGATCGCCTACGCGCGCAAGCAGGGCATCCATTGCCGGCTGATCACCAACGGCCAGCGCACGGCGGACCCGGCCTACCTGGACCGGCTGCTGCGCGCGGGCCTGGACCACGTGCATGTGACGGTGAACAGCCACCGCCGGGCGGTGCAGGGCTTCTTGACCGGCAACCCCGACTCCTTGGCCAACATCCTGCGCACGCTGGTCCTGCTGCGCGGCCGGGGCGCGACCGCGGACATCAACCAGACCATCTGCGCGCAGAACGCCGGCCACCTGCATCTGACCGCGCGCTGGCTCTGTTCGCGCTTTCCGTACCTGCGCCATTTTTCCTGGACCAACCTGGACACCATGGTCGCGCGGGTGCACGAGCATCCGGAGACCGTGCCGTCCTTGCGGGCCATCCGGGAGCCCCTGCTCAAGGCCATGCGCTACCTGGCGCGCACGGGCCGGACCTTCCGGGTGGAGAAGGTGCCGCTATGCTACATGGGCGAGTTCGCGGCCTTCGCCACGGAGACGCGGGCGCTGGTCAAGCGCGAGGAGCGGACCATCGATTTCCTGGACGAACGGGGCGCCTATCGCGAGCGCTCCTGGCGGCACGGCTACGGCAAGGGCCGGGCCTGCCGGGCCTGCACCCTCAAGGGCATCTGCGCCGGGCTCTGGGACCTGGGCCGAGGCTACGACCCGGCCGAACTCGTCACCCAGAGGAAAGACCCCGGCCCCATCGTGCGCCAAATCCGCTAA
- the aroF gene encoding 3-deoxy-7-phosphoheptulonate synthase — protein sequence MSPTVLLVRFVDDADPKVGAELTRRLGADRCRWHGPRLVCVQADGEDAAAFLRGLAGVRDVLTAPAFPGPSAVRLPNGAVIGGGALAAIAGPCSVESAAQICETAAAVAESGAAALRGGAFKARTSPYSFGGLGEKGLEHLALAREKTGLPVVTEVLDTQDLDLVARFADVLQIGSRNMQNYPLLFQAGSHASGKPVLLKRGFAATIEEFLQAAQYVLLGRLSMGRREPGLILCERGIRTSCDATRFTLDVGAIVVLRERTGLPVIADPSHAAGDRRYVAPLARAAAAAGADGLLVEVHPDPDRAWSDGAQSLDLRAFAALMRDLRIDKSAQPCL from the coding sequence ATGAGCCCGACCGTCCTGCTGGTCCGCTTCGTAGATGACGCCGATCCCAAGGTCGGCGCGGAGCTGACGCGCCGCCTGGGCGCCGACCGCTGCCGCTGGCACGGGCCGCGACTGGTCTGCGTCCAGGCCGACGGCGAGGACGCCGCGGCCTTCCTGCGCGGCCTGGCCGGCGTGCGCGACGTGCTGACCGCGCCGGCCTTCCCGGGCCCCAGCGCGGTCCGGCTGCCCAACGGCGCCGTGATCGGAGGCGGCGCGCTCGCCGCCATCGCGGGGCCGTGCAGCGTGGAGAGCGCCGCCCAGATCTGCGAGACGGCTGCAGCGGTCGCGGAGTCCGGGGCCGCGGCCCTGCGCGGCGGGGCCTTCAAGGCCCGGACCTCACCCTACTCCTTCGGCGGGCTGGGCGAGAAGGGGCTAGAGCACCTGGCCTTGGCGCGCGAGAAGACGGGCCTGCCCGTGGTCACCGAGGTCCTGGACACCCAGGACCTCGACCTGGTCGCCCGGTTCGCGGACGTGCTGCAGATCGGCTCCCGCAACATGCAGAACTACCCGCTGTTGTTCCAGGCGGGCAGCCACGCCTCGGGCAAGCCGGTGCTCCTCAAAAGGGGATTCGCGGCCACCATAGAGGAGTTTCTGCAGGCCGCGCAATATGTCCTGCTGGGCAGGCTCTCCATGGGGCGCCGGGAGCCGGGGCTCATCCTGTGCGAGCGCGGCATCCGCACCTCCTGCGACGCGACCCGGTTCACTTTGGACGTGGGCGCCATCGTCGTGCTCCGGGAGCGGACCGGCCTGCCGGTGATCGCCGACCCCAGCCACGCCGCGGGAGACCGCCGCTACGTCGCCCCGCTGGCCCGGGCGGCCGCGGCCGCGGGGGCCGACGGGCTCCTGGTGGAAGTCCATCCCGACCCGGATCGGGCCTGGTCCGACGGAGCGCAATCCCTCGACCTGCGCGCCTTCGCGGCGCTCATGAGGGACCTGCGCATTGATAAATCCGCGCAACCTTGCCTATAA